Within Homo sapiens chromosome 2, GRCh38.p14 Primary Assembly, the genomic segment GTTAGCAAAAGGCTTTTAAAGCCATATACAGGTAAGAGTCACTACTgccatgtgtgtgtgtttgtgtgtgtgtgtgtgtgtgtgagagaaacagacagacaggcagacttTTTTCTATATGATGAAATTAAGTGTATTTTACCCCAGTAAATTGCAAGGGGTGGCAGTTGTGAAAGCTTCTGGCATGGGAAAGGGATGTAACATGGTCTTTAGCTGGTTTGTTTTGTggaatggaatttttatttctgtccttTGAGTGACTTACAGCAATATTATACCCTTAATAAGGGTAAACTAAACTGTCCCCCCATCTTGAAGGGTCCAAGAGAAAGTTAATGTCATCAGGATACATAGCCTATAGATAGCGACATTCTCTAGGGAAAGATGGAGATGCGCACTACCTGGCCTTCAAACTACTCACTAATGAACACATCTGAGTTGAGTTTCACACCAAACTCCTGGAACCATAACTTTCTTTTCCCAGATCTAGTCTTGTTTATCACAGACATCAACAGCCTGGCATGTTTAGCCTCACTTGGGCTAGGTGCACCCCATCGTCTCTTGTAcaagttctctttctttcttttttttttttttttttctggagacagagtctcactctgttgcctaggctggagtgcagtggcgcaatctcggcccactgcaacctccgtctcctgggttcaagagtttcctacctcagcctcccgagtagcttgggattataggcacacgccacgttgcctggctatatatatatattttttttttgagacggagttttgctcttttggcccaggctggagtgcaatggcgcaatctcagctcactgcaaccgccacctcccgggttcaggtgattctccttcctcagcctctaaagtagctgggattacaggtgcacaccaccaagcccagctaattttttatttctagtagagatggggtttcaccatgttggccaagctggtcttgaactgctgacctccagtaatccacccacctccccctaccaaagtgctgggattataggcgtgagccactgtgcccagccgcccagctaatttttgtatttttagtagagacggggtttcaccatgttggccaggctggtctccaacttctgacctcaggtgatctgcccatttcggcctcccaagaGTCTCCAGTCTAGTACGTTGTCGTACTCGGTGTTGTAAAATCCAAACAAGGGTCAGTTTCCCAGGTAACTGGGAAATTCCCAGAATCACACTCTTTCGTCATAGTGCTCATCCTACAAAAAAGGATTGGGGGCATTTTgtctaaaattaaatgtaaatggtgaTCTGACATACAGGTGGAAAGAGAATTGGGAAGTTTTGTTCTCTCTTCTACCAACTTGCCACATAATCTTGGCCAAGCAAAgtaacttgttttttcttttaatctttttaaaagaaatagagacacagttttgccatgttgcccaagctggtctcaaactcctgcctgagctcaagcagtctgcccacttcggcctcccaaagtgctgagactacaggcataagccaccatgcccctgGGCTCGGCCAActttttcgttttcttttcaagagatgggggtctcactctgtcacccagcctggagtatagtgttgggatcatagctcactggagccttgaactcctgggctcaagtgattcccccctGTTTTAGCCTCCTCAGTAACCGGGACTagaggtgtctgccaccacacctggctaatttttatatagttttttttttttttttttttttttaaagagatgacggtcttgctatgttgcccccagggtggtcttgaattcttggcctccagtgatccttctgcatcaggctcccaagtagttgggtgATCTGGCTAAAGTAACTTATTTTCTGATACTGTTTACTTATATTTAGAATGAATCTCATTGGGGTTGcactggggccgggcatggtggctcacacctgtaatcccagcgctttggaaggccaaggcaggtggatcacctgaggtcaggagttccagactagcctggcaaacatggtgaaatcccgtctctactaaaaatacaaaaattagctgggcatggtggcacatgcctgtaatcccagctacttgggaggctgaggcaagagaatcgcttgaatctaggaggcggaggttgcagtgagtcaagatcatgccaccgcactccaacctgggtgacagagcgagactgtctcaaaaaaaaaaaaaaaaaaaaaaaaaaaaaggctgggcacggtggctcgcgcctgtaatcccaacactttgggaggcccaggcgggtggatcacgaggtcaggcgttcgagaccagcctgaccaagatggtgaaacactgtctctactaaaaatacaaaaataagctgaaatcccagctactcgtgaagctgaggcagagaattgcttaaacctggtaggcggaggttgcagtgagccgagatcgcgccactgcactccagcctggggaacggagtgagacttcatctcaaaaataaataaataaataaataaataaaataaaataataaataaagtaaaaagatctCTCATTGAACCAGATGATATATGAAGTCTCTTTTAGGACCAATTTcgagatttaaaaaatttggcagaattactttttttttttgcagcggAGTCcagctttatcacccaggctggagtggaatggcacaatctcagctcactgcaacctctgcctcctgggttcaagcgattctcctgcctctgcctcccaagtagctgtgattataggcgcccaccaccaggcccagctgatttttgtatttttcagtagagttgaggtttcaccacgttgtccaggctggtctcaaactcctgaccttaagtgatccgtccaccttggcctcccaaagtgctgggattaggtgtgagccactgggctggcccagaatgatttttaaaaagagatcagTAAGGCCAggcagtggtggctcacgcctgtaatcccagcactttgggagactaaggtaggtggatcacctgaggtcaggagttgcagacaagcctggccaacatggtgaaaccctgtctctactaaaaatacaaaaattagccaggcatggtgacacatgcctgtaatctcagctactcaggagggtgaggcagaattgcttgaacccgggagtcagtttcttttttctttttttgagatggagacccactttgtcacccaggctggagtgcaatggtgcagtcttggctcactgcaatctctgtctccggggttcaagtgatcctcctgcctcagtctccttagtagctgagactacaggtgtgcaccaccacacctggctaatttttgtatttttaggagagatggatgtcaccatgttggccaggctgatctttaaACTcgtgacctgaagtgatccacccgccttggcctcccaaaatgctgggattacaggtgtgagccaccacgcccagccctaaaGTTGTATTTTGATGGAACGAActgttttgagaaataaattttaacgCGTTGAGTCTGAACTGGGCTGCCCTTTCAAAATGTGAAGGCCCCTTAAAGTAGCACATTGGTtggttattcttttatttatttagatatatcTGATCTAGTTGTCTTTGGGACAAACTCATATTTAATATCATAGCTGCATGTAACTGACAGTGTAGTCTTTGTCTTCCtgaagtgtttgtttgttttttgagatggagtcttgctctgtcgcccaggctgaagtgcagtggtgcgatcttggctcactgcaacctctgcctcccgggttcaagtgattctccttcctcagcctcccgagtagctaggactacaggcatgtgccaccacacccagctaatttttgtatttttagtagagatggggtttcaccatattggtcaggttggtcttgaactcctgacctcgtgatctgcctgcttctgcctcccagagtgctgggattacaggtgcgagccattgtgcccagctagTAAGTTTTTAAGAAAGATTCTCAAACCTCTTTTAAATCGTCTGCCTCACTTGAAGAGGTATGCCCTACCTGTTTAGGGCTGTAGACCCAGGTCATTAGAAGACAGACTAAGTAGTCCTGGGTGAACCCATAGGGCACCTTCAAGGAGGTAAAATTGGTGATTTTAGTTTCACCAGTAGTTTTTCCCTGaatatttattccttttgtgCTTTATTGATCTATCTATATCAATAAAAAGTAATGGGGCATAACAAATTATACTTGTCATTCTTGTTCATTAGGGCAAATGTTGTAGGTTGAGTCAAGTGTCCAGCCAACAagttattttatgtgtgtgtgtgtgtgtgtgtgtgtgtatacatatatacatttttttttttttttttcatcgagacagggtcttgcactgtcgcccaggctggagtgaagtggtgcaatctcggctcactgcaacctctgcctcccaggtttaagtgatcttcccacctcagcctcccaagtagctgggactacaggcgcacaccaccacccttggctaatttttgtattttttttttggtagagatggggtttcaccacattgcccaggctggtcttgaattcctgacctcaagtagtccgcccacctaagcctcccaaaatgctgggattacaggcgtgagccaccacacctggcatatatatattttaagatagagatggggtttgctatgttgcccaggctggtcttgaactgctgggattacaggcgtgagcctctgcacccggcccttattgtttataaatacatttctttctagGTTCAAAATCAAAGGAAGCCCAGAAGGGAGGTCATTTTTACAGTGCAAAGCCTGAAATACTGAGAGCAATGCAACGTGCAGATGAAGCCTTAAATAAAGACAAGATTAAGAGGCTTGAATTGGCAGTTTGTGATGAGCCCTCAGAgccagaagaggaagaagagatggaGGTGGGACACGGCAAGCATTCAGTTGTTATTTATGTTAGGGTGATGGGGGAAGAAAGGGGGAGGGTGTATTAACAAGATaccttgttttatatatgtgtgtgtatatgtattattttattatacatacatgcatacttCTGTAGTTCCCTGGACTGTAGGATAAGTTAGGTTACTTAGAATCTCAACAGCTAGCATCGTTTTTACTTAGGTTTTCAAGCCTACTGGCAGGGTAAGCAAGAGGTAGTACCATTTTGGTAAGAAGTAGAGAGCTAGGGACAGTAAAGATGGAGTAATATATATATGAGGGTATAGTCAGGCCCTAGAAATTAATTATCCAGTTTtatgctttttataaaaaaactgagatggggtcttgctatgttgcccaggctggtctcaaactcctgagttcaagggatctgcccacctgggcctcccaaagtgttgggattacaggcatgagccacagcacccagccccagCTTTATGCTTTtaattctaaaactttttttgttgtattttgcaTTCATAAGAATAGATGTTAAATAAACCTTGAAATACAACCTTGGCTCAAACGTTAATGGTCATGGATAAAGTGAATTAAAACTTGttaggggccaggtgtggtggttaatgcctataatcccagcactttaggaagctgaggcagttggatgtcctgaggacaggagttcaagaccagcctggccaacacagtgaaaccctgtttctataaaaaatacaaaaattagctgggcgtggtggcacacacctgtagtcccaaccacttgggaggctgaggcatgagaattgcttgaacttgggaggcagagggacttgggaggcagagggtgtagtgagccaagatcgcaccactgcattccagccagggtgacagagcaagaagactgtcaacaacaacaaaaaatgttatagaagtgaaaaaaattgattaatttaGAACAAGCTTGTccagtctgtggcccaggatggcgtTTAAatcagcccaacacaaatttgtaaactttcttaaaacattttgtgatttgttgttgttgtttagctcatcagctatcattagcattagtgtattttatgtgtggcctaagacaattcttccagtgtggcccagggaagctgaAAGATCATTATCCTCTGATCTATCATATTAATGAGCTGCATCCTAAAAGACATTCATCTATAACTAAGCTCAGTTTcatgttttgttcctttttcaatAGATAAGATAGGGAATGAGCAAGTTAATAAAGtgggtattttaattttaaggttGAAACTAAGGATCATAACATTATCAGAGGTCTAGAACTGGATGGCAGCTACAGAGATCATTTAGCCTAATACTGGTTTAACAAATAATCCGGGAGATCCGTGATATGTGAATGTGCTAGGCCTGAGATGAGACAGCCAATTGTGGAAGAGCAAACACTAGAACCAGTATAAGTTGCTTACTGCTTTCTTATGCTATTAATGAGCATATCGCCTCCTGATATTTATGATATATGGTCATGCCAACAGCTTTGTCATAAATAGAACTCCCATGGCAGCAATCACTTAATCTTGTagttagaggtggggtctcaccatgttgccgagctggccttgaacttctgggctcagcgATTTTCTCCACAGGCACCTGCTACTGTGCTCGGTGCAGCACTTTGTGTTTTTGAACATAACCTCAAGATGTTATTGTCTTCATAGTAAAACAAAAGATGAGGCTTAGAACTGGATCACTTTGCCTGTCTCTTCTTACCTCCTCCCAGTTCAAAATGCTTGCATCTCTTAATAGCTAGCATTCCCTTGGATTTTGCACATGAGCTCAAACTCAAGCCTCAGCACaatcttttttatagttttagtcttTTAGCCAGAGTCGACTTACCCCCCATACCCACTCTGCTTCCTTCATAATGCTGCTTTCCCTGGGCAGAGAATCCTTGCCCTTCTTGTATTATGTCACTTTGTGGGGTTGGTGTCTGCTACACTTACAGCAagtccagagattttttttccaccaCGTTTGCAGGAGAACTATTGGCATGGAAAATGACAATTGTTTTAATGTCAAGTGAAACTGAAGTTGATGTTCATTGAGAGGTTTCTAATTTCTAGAGGTGGGTTCTTTTTTTGGCATATGAAGTTGCAGCATATTAAGAGAATTTACAGTAGTACAGATGGGGTTATCCCATCCacaacttatgatggggttacataAACTAAAAACGTGTTTAATACACCTACCCCACCGAATATTGTAGCTTGGGCGTAGCCTAACCTATCTCAgacgtgctcagaacacttaaatGTTAGCCTAAAGTTGGGCAagatcatctaacacaaagcctattttataataaggaATTGCCTATCTCATGTAATTCATCGAATACtgtactaaaaatgaaaaacagtggCTGCACGGGTAccattataaagtcaaaaaatcataagttgaacTGTCTTACATTATGGTTTTCcaaattttgatttgtttttaaatactctTTCCTTGCCTGGCAGGTAGGCACAACTTACGTAACAGATAAGAGTGAAGAAGATAATGAAATTGAGAGTGAAGAGGAAGTACAGCCTAAGACACAAGGATCTAGGCGAAGTAGCCGCCAAATAAAAAAACGAAGGGTCATATCAGATTCTGAGAGTGACATTGGTGGCTCTGATGTGGAATTTAAGCCAGACACTAAGGAGGAAGGAAGCAGTGATGAAATAAGCAGTGGAGTGGGGGATAGTGAGAGTGAAGGCCTGAACAGCCCTGTCAAAGTTGCTCGAAAGCGGAAGAGAATGGTGACTGGAAATGGCTCTCTTAAAAGGAAAAGCTCTAGGAAGGAAACGCCCTCAGCCACCAAACAAGCAACTAGCATTTCATCAGAAACCAAGAATACTTTGAGAGCTTTCTCTGCCCCTCAAAATTCTGAATCCCAAGCCCACGTTAGTGGAGGTGGTGATGACAGTAGTCGCCCTACTGTTTGGTATCATGAAACTTTAGAATGGCttaaggaggaaaagagaagagatgaGCACAGGAGGAGGCCTGATCACCCCGATTTTGATGCATCTACACTCTATGTGCCTGAGGATTTCCTCAATTCTTGTACTCCTGGGATGAGGAAGTGGTGGCAGATTAAGTCTCAGAACTTTGATCTTGTCATCTGTTACAAGGTGGGGAAATTTTATGAGCTGTACCACATGGATGCTCTTATTGGAGTCAGTGAACTGGGGCTGGTATTCATGAAAGGCAACTGGGCCCATTCTGGCTTTCCTGAAATTGCATTTGGCCGTTATTCAGATTCCCTGGTGCAGAAGGGCTATAAAGTAGCACGAGTggaacagactgagactccagaAATGATGGAGGCACGATGTAGAAAGATGGCACATATATCCAAGTATGATAGAGTGGTGAGGAGGGAGATCTGTAGGATCATTACCAAGGGTACACAGACTTACAGTGTGCTGGAAGGTGATCCCTCTGAGAACTACAGTAAGTATCTTCTTAGCctcaaagaaaaagaggaagattcTTCTGGCCATACTCGTGCATATGGTGTGTGCTTTGTTGATACTTCACTGGGAAAGTTTTTCATAGGTCAGTTTTCAGATGATCGCCATTGTTCGAGATTTAGGACTCTAGTGGCACACTATCCCCCAGTAcaagttttatttgaaaaaggaaatctctcaAAGGAAACTAAAACAATTCTAAAGAGTTCATTGTCCTGTTCTCTTCAGGAAGGTCTGATACCCGGCTCCCAGTTTTGGGATGCATCCAAAACTTTGAGAACTCTCCTTGAGGAAGAATATTTTAGGGAAAAGCTAAGTGATGGCATTGGGGTGATGTTACCCCAGGTGCTTAAAGGTATGACTTCAGAGTCTGATTCCATTGGGTTGACACCAGGAGAGAAAAGTGAATTGGCCCTCTCTGCTCTAGGTGGTTGTGTCTTCTACCTCAAAAAATGCCTTATTGATCAGGAGCTTTTATCAATGGCTAATTTTGAAGAATATATTCCCTTGGATTCTGACACAGTCAGCACTACAAGATCTGGTGCTATCTTCACCAAAGCCTATCAACGAATGGTGCTAGATGCAGTGACATTAAACAACTTGGAGATTTTTCTGAATGGAACAAATGGTTCTACTGAAGGAACCCTACTAGAGAGGGTTGATACTTGCCATACTCCTTTTGGTAAGCGGCTCCTAAAGCAATGGCTTTGTGCCCCACTCTGTAACCATTATGCTATTAATGATCGTCTAGATGCCATAGAAGACCTCATGGTTGTGCCTGACAAAATCTCCGAAGTTGTAGAGCTTCTAAAGAAGCTTCCAGATCTTGAGAGGCTACTCAGTAAAATTCATAATGTTGGGTCTCCCCTGAAGAGTCAGAACCACCCAGACAGCAGGGCTATAATGTATGAAGAAACTACATACAGCAAGAAGAagattattgattttctttctgctctgGAAGGATTCAAAGTAATGTGTAAAATTATAGGGATCATGGAAGAAGTTGCTGATGGTTTTAAGTCTAAAATCCTTAAGCAGGTCATCTCTCTGCAGACAAAAAATCCTGAAGGTCGTTTTCCTGATTTGACTGTAGAATTGAACCGATGGGATACAGCCTTTGACCATGAAAAGGCTCGAAAGACTGGACTTATTACTCCCAAAGCAGGCTTTGACTCTGATTATGACCAAGCTCTTGCTGACATAagagaaaatgaacagagcctcctGGAATACCTAGAGAAACAGCG encodes:
- the MSH6 gene encoding DNA mismatch repair protein Msh6 isoform 7 (isoform 7 is encoded by transcript variant 11), which gives rise to MPTRPRPGPHAKAAVPPLPPGPLLPQAGMRPGARLGLGPGPWRAPRHRPRRRTSTEGCGDRCDFSPGDLVWAKMEGYPWWPCLVYNHPFDGTFIREKGKSVRVHVQFFDDSPTRGWVSKRLLKPYTGSKSKEAQKGGHFYSAKPEILRAMQRADEALNKDKIKRLELAVCDEPSEPEEEEEMEVGTTYVTDKSEEDNEIESEEEVQPKTQGSRRSSRQIKKRRVISDSESDIGGSDVEFKPDTKEEGSSDEISSGVGDSESEGLNSPVKVARKRKRMVTGNGSLKRKSSRKETPSATKQATSISSETKNTLRAFSAPQNSESQAHVSGGGDDSSRPTVWYHETLEWLKEEKRRDEHRRRPDHPDFDASTLYVPEDFLNSCTPGMRKWWQIKSQNFDLVICYKVGKFYELYHMDALIGVSELGLVFMKGNWAHSGFPEIAFGRYSDSLVQKGYKVARVEQTETPEMMEARCRKMAHISKYDRVVRREICRIITKGTQTYSVLEGDPSENYSKYLLSLKEKEEDSSGHTRAYGVCFVDTSLGKFFIGQFSDDRHCSRFRTLVAHYPPVQVLFEKGNLSKETKTILKSSLSCSLQEGLIPGSQFWDASKTLRTLLEEEYFREKLSDGIGVMLPQVLKGMTSESDSIGLTPGEKSELALSALGGCVFYLKKCLIDQELLSMANFEEYIPLDSDTVSTTRSGAIFTKAYQRMVLDAVTLNNLEIFLNGTNGSTEGTLLERVDTCHTPFGKRLLKQWLCAPLCNHYAINDRLDAIEDLMVVPDKISEVVELLKKLPDLERLLSKIHNVGSPLKSQNHPDSRAIMYEETTYSKKKIIDFLSALEGFKVMCKIIGIMEEVADGFKSKILKQVISLQTKNPEGRFPDLTVELNRWDTAFDHEKARKTGLITPKAGFDSDYDQALADIRENEQSLLEYLEKQRNRIGCRTIVYWGIGRNRYQLEIPENFTTRNLPEEYELKSTKKGCKRYWTKTIEKKLANLINAEERRDVSLKDCMRRLFYNFDKNYKDWQSAVECIAVLDVLLCLANYSRGGDGPMCRPVILLPEDTPPFLELKGSRHPCITKTFFGDDFIPNDILIGCEEEEQENGKAYCVLVTGPNMGGKSTLMRQAGLLAVMAQMGCYVPAEVCRLTPIDRVFTRLGASDRIMSGESTFFVELSETASILMHATAHSLVLVDELGRGTATFDGTAIANAVVKELAETIKCRTLFSTHYHSLVEDYSQNVAVRLGHMACMVENECEDPSQETITFLYKFIKGACPKSYGFNAARLANLPEEVIQKGHRKAREFEKMNQSLRLFREVCLASERSTVDAEAVHKLLTLIKEL
- the MSH6 gene encoding DNA mismatch repair protein Msh6 isoform 15 (isoform 15 is encoded by transcript variant 32) → MSRQSTLYSFFPKSPALSDANKASARASREGGRAAAAPGASPSPGGDAAWSEAGPGPRPLARSASPPKAKNLNGGLRRSVAPAAPTSCDFSPGDLVWAKMEGYPWWPCLVYNHPFDGTFIREKGKSVRVHVQFFDDSPTRGWVSKRLLKPYTGSKSKEAQKGGHFYSAKPEILRAMQRADEALNKDKIKRLELAVCDEPSEPEEEEEMEVGTTYVTDKSEEDNEIESEEEVQPKTQGSRRSSRQIKKRRVISDSESDIGGSDVEFKPDTKEEGSSDEISSGVGDSESEGLNSPVKVARKRKRMVTGNGSLKRKSSRKETPSATKQATSISSETKNTLRAFSAPQNSESQAHVSGGGDDSSRPTVWYHETLEWLKEEKRRDEHRRRPDHPDFDASTLYVPEDFLNSCTPGMRKWWQIKSQNFDLVICYKVGKFYELYHMDALIGVSELGLVFMKGNWAHSGFPEIAFGRYSDSLVQKGYKVARVEQTETPEMMEARCRKMAHISKYDRVVRREICRIITKGTQTYSVLEGDPSENYSKYLLSLKEKEEDSSGHTRAYGVCFVDTSLGKFFIGQFSDDRHCSRFRTLVAHYPPVQVLFEKGNLSKETKTILKSSLSCSLQEGLIPGSQFWDASKTLRTLLEEEYFREKLSDGIGVMLPQVLKGMTSESDSIGLTPGEKSELALSALGGCVFYLKKCLIDQELLSMANFEEYIPLDSDTVSTTRSGAIFTKAYQRMVLDAVTLNNLEIFLNGTNGSTEGTLLERVDTCHTPFDVLLCLANYSRGGDGPMCRPVILLPEDTPPFLELKGSRHPCITKTFFGDDFIPNDILIGCEEEEQENGKAYCVLVTGPNMGGKSTLMRQAGLLAVMAQMGCYVPAEVCRLTPIDRVFTRLGASDRIMSGESTFFVELSETASILMHATAHSLVLVDELGRGTATFDGTAIANAVVKELAETIKCRTLFSTHYHSLVEDYSQNVAVRLGHMACMVENECEDPSQETITFLYKFIKGACPKSYGFNAARLANLPEEVIQKGHRKAREFEKMNQSLRLFREVCLASERSTVDAEAVHKLLTLIKEL
- the MSH6 gene encoding DNA mismatch repair protein Msh6 isoform 13 (isoform 13 is encoded by transcript variant 28), which translates into the protein MEGYPWWPCLVYNHPFDGTFIREKGKSVRVHVQFFDDSPTRGWVSKRLLKPYTGSKSKEAQKGGHFYSAKPEILRAMQRADEALNKDKIKRLELAVCDEPSEPEEEEEMEVGTTYVTDKSEEDNEIESEEEVQPKTQGSRRSSRQIKKRRVISDSESDIGGSDVEFKPDTKEEGSSDEISSGVGDSESEGLNSPVKVARKRKRMVTGNGSLKRKSSRKETPSATKQATSISSETKNTLRAFSAPQNSESQAHVSGGGDDSSRPTVWYHETLEWLKEEKRRDEHRRRPDHPDFDASTLYVPEDFLNSCTPGMRKWWQIKSQNFDLVICYKVGKFYELYHMDALIGVSELGLVFMKGNWAHSGFPEIAFGRYSDSLVQKGYKVARVEQTETPEMMEARCRKMAHISKYDRVVRREICRIITKGTQTYSVLEGDPSENYSKYLLSLKEKEEDSSGHTRAYGVCFVDTSLGKFFIGQFSDDRHCSRFRTLVAHYPPVQVLFEKGNLSKETKTILKSSLSCSLQEGLIPGSQFWDASKTLRTLLEEEYFREKLSDGIGVMLPQVLKGMTSESDSIGLTPGEKSELALSALGGCVFYLKKCLIDQELLSMANFEEYIPLDSDTVSTTRSGAIFTKAYQRMVLDAVTLNNLEIFLNGTNGSTEGTLLERVDTCHTPFGKRLLKQWLCAPLCNHYAINDRLDAIEDLMVVPDKISEVVELLKKLPDLERLLSKIHNVGSPLKSQNHPDSRAIMYEETTYSKKKIIDFLSALEGFKVMCKIIGIMEEVADGFKSKILKQVISLQTKNPEGRFPDLTVELNRWDTAFDHEKARKTGLITPKAGFDSDYDQALADIRENEQSLLEYLEKQRNRIGCRTIVYWGIGRNRYQLEIPENFTTRNLPEEYELKSTKKGCKRYWTKTIEKKLANLINAEERRDVSLKDCMRRLFYNFDKNYKDWQSAVECIAVLDVLLCLANYSRGGDGPMCRPVILLPEDTPPFLELKGSRHPCITKTFFGDDFIPNDILIGCEEEEQENGKAYCVLVTGPNMGGKSTLMRQAGLLAVMAQMGCYVPAEVCRLTPIDRVFTRLGASDRIMSGESTFFVELSETASILMHATAHSLVLVDELGRGTATFDGTAIANAVVKELAETIKCRTLFSTHYHSLVEDYSQNVAVRLGHMACMVENECEDPSQETITFLYKFIKGACPKSYGFNAARLANLPEEVIQKGHRKAREFEKMNQSLRLFRLPG
- the MSH6 gene encoding DNA mismatch repair protein Msh6 isoform 12 (isoform 12 is encoded by transcript variant 19), with translation MEGYPWWPCLVYNHPFDGTFIREKGKSVRVHVQFFDDSPTRGWVSKRLLKPYTGSKSKEAQKGGHFYSAKPEILRAMQRADEALNKDKIKRLELAVCDEPSEPEEEEEMEVGTTYVTDKSEEDNEIESEEEVQPKTQGSRRSSRQIKKRRVISDSESDIGGSDVEFKPDTKEEGSSDEISSGVGDSESEGLNSPVKVARKRKRMVTGNGSLKRKSSRKETPSATKQATSISSETKNTLRAFSAPQNSESQAHVSGGGDDSSRPTVWYHETLEWLKEEKRRDEHRRRPDHPDFDASTLYVPEDFLNSCTPGMRKWWQIKSQNFDLVICYKVGKFYELYHMDALIGVSELGLVFMKGNWAHSGFPEIAFGRYSDSLVQKGYKVARVEQTETPEMMEARCRKMAHISKYDRVVRREICRIITKGTQTYSVLEGDPSENYSKYLLSLKEKEEDSSGHTRAYGVCFVDTSLGKFFIGQFSDDRHCSRFRTLVAHYPPVQVLFEKGNLSKETKTILKSSLSCSLQEGLIPGSQFWDASKTLRTLLEEEYFREKLSDGIGVMLPQVLKGMTSESDSIGLTPGEKSELALSALGGCVFYLKKCLIDQELLSMANFEEYIPLDSDTVSTTRSGAIFTKAYQRMVLDAVTLNNLEIFLNGTNGSTEGTLLERVDTCHTPFGKRLLKQWLCAPLCNHYAINDRLDAIEDLMVVPDKISEVVELLKKLPDLERLLSKIHNVGSPLKSQNHPDSRAIMYEETTYSKKKIIDFLSALEGFKVMCKIIGIMEEVADGFKSKILKQVISLQTKNPEGRFPDLTVELNRWDTAFDHEKARKTGLITPKAGFDSDYDQALADIRENEQSLLEYLEKQRNRIGCRTIVYWGIGRNRYQLEIPENFTTRNLPEEYELKSTKKGCKRYWTKTIEKKLANLINAEERRDVSLKDCMRRLFYNFDKNYKDWQSAVECIAVLDVLLCLANYSRGGDGPMCRPVILLPEDTPPFLELKGSRHPCITKTFFGDDFIPNDILIGCEEEEQENGKAYCVLVTGPNMGGKSTLMRQAGLLAVMAQMGCYVPAEVCRLTPIDRVFTRLGASDRIMSGESTFFVELSETASILMHATAHSLVLVDELGRGTATFDGTAIANAVVKELAETIKCRTLFSTHYHSLVEDYSQNVAVRLGHMACMVENECEDPSQETITFLYKFIKGACPKSYGFNAARLANLPEEVIQKGHRKAREFEKMNQSLRLFREVCLASERSTVDAEAVHKLLTLIKEL